A genomic window from Glycine max cultivar Williams 82 chromosome 17, Glycine_max_v4.0, whole genome shotgun sequence includes:
- the LOC100798612 gene encoding kinesin-like protein KIN-13A, with product MGGQMQQSNASATALYDHAGPGSLHNAAGPATDAGDAVMARWLQSAGLQHLASPLASTAIDQRLLPNLLMQGYGAQSAEEKQRLSKLMRNLNFNGESGSEPYTPTSQNLGVVSDGFYSPDFRGDFGAGLLDLHAMDDTELLSEHVISEPFEPSPFMPGGTRGFVDDFNSISRKQERGEADSDASLFLPTNEKENNTRENNVAKIKVVVRKRPLNKKELAKKEDDIVTVYDNAYLTVHEPKLKVDLTAYVEKHEFCFDAVLDENVTNDEVYRVTVEPIIPTIFEKTKATCFAYGQTGSGKTYTMQPLPLRAAEDLVRQLHRPVYRNQRFKLWLSYFEIYGGKLFDLLSDRKKLCMREDGRQQVCIVGLQEFEVSDVQIVKEFIEKGNAARSTGSTGANEESSRSHAILQLVVKRHNEVKESRRNNNDVNEAKSGKVVGKISFIDLAGSERGADTTDNDRQTRIEGAEINKSLLALKECIRALDNDQIHIPFRGSKLTEVLRDSFVGNSKTVMISCISPNAGSCEHTLNTLRYADRVKSLSKSGNPRKDQAPNPIPPPAIKEVSSTSSLPGSVGAEDFNNGQRQEVKTMDMSRKVVEKESSLYSSAADVDKQSSFSSSCQFNGREEKSSASAPMDREKFEVKNSYGGDSTSQKMNSYSLNVTDEKVQRVSPPRRKGTKEEKSERSVNWVKRDVDGYDHSTTSSKQQSTGNYNITTGSGQSETESSSNVNISAILEEEEALIAAHRKEIEDTMEIVREEMKLLAEVDQPGSLIDNYVTQLSFVLSRKAASLVSLQARLARFQHRLKEQEILSRKRVPR from the exons ATGGGTGGCCAGATGCAGCAGAGCAATGCCTCCGCCACTGCTCTGTATGACCACGCCGGCCCCGGATCCCTGCACAATGCGGCAGGACCGGCCACCGATGCCGGCGACGCCGTCATGGCGCGATGGTTACAATCCGCCGGCTTGCAGCACCTGGCCTCTCCATTGGCTTCCACTGCCATCGATCAACGCCTCCTTCCCAACCTTCTTATGCAG GGTTATGGAGCACAGTCTGCAGAGGAAAAGCAGAGGCTTTCTAAGTTAATGAGAAACCTCAATTTTAATGGGGAATCTGGTTCTGAGCCATATACGCCCACTTCCCAAAATTTAGGTGTTGTATCAGATGGGTTTTATTCTCCAGACTTCAGGGGAGATTTTGGGGCTGGGCTTTTGGATCTTCATGCCATGGATGATACAGAGCTTTTGTCTGAG CATGTTATTTCAGAACCATTTGAACCATCACCCTTTATGCCTGGAGGCACTAGAGGTTTTGTAGATGACTTCAATTCAATTAGCAGAAAGCAGGAGAGAGGAGAAGCAGATTCTGATGCATCACTTTTCTTACctacaaatgaaaaagagaataatacaagagaaaataatgttgctAAGATTAAAGTTGTG GTACGCAAAAGACCATTAAATAAGAAGGAACTTGCTAAGAAGGAGGATGATATTGTAACTGTATATGACAATGCATATTTGACAGTCCATGAACCCAAACTAAAG GTTGATTTGACAGCTTATGTGGAGAAGCATGAGTTTTGTTTTGATGCTGTTCTTGACGAGAATGTTACCAATGATGAA GTATATCGAGTTACCGTAGAACCAATTATTCccacaatttttgagaaaaccaaaGCTACTTGTTTTGCTTATGGTCAGACAG GAAGTGGCAAAACATACACAATGCAACCGTTGCCGCTCAGAGCTGCAGAAGACCTTGTTAGACAATTGCATCGACCAGTATATCGAAATCAGAGATTTAAATTGTGGCTTAGTTACTTTGAGATATATGGTGGAAAACTTTTTGATCTTCTTAGTGATAGAAA GAAACTCTGCATGAGAGAAGATGGACGGCAGCAAGTGTGTATTGTAGGACTGCAAGAATTTGAAGTTTCTGATGTACaaattgtcaaagaattcaTTGAAAAGGGGAATGCAGCAAGAAGTACAGGGTCAACCGGTGCAAATGAGGAGTCCTCCAGATCACATGCTATCTTACAACTGGTTGTAAAGAGGCACAATGAGGTAAAAGAGAGCAGGCGGAACAATAATGATGTAAATGAGGCAAAAAGTGGGAAGGTTGTGGGGAAGATTTCTTTTATTGATCTTGCTGGAAGTGAAAGAGGTGCTGATACTACTGACAATGATCGTCAGACAAG GATTGAAGGTGCTGAAATCAACAAGAGCCTTTTGGCTTTGAAGGAGTGCATTCGTGCTTTGGACAATGACCAGATCCATATTCCTTTTCGTGGAAGCAAGCTTACAGAAGTGCTCCGGGACTCCTTTGTTGGAAATTCAAAAACTGTTATGATCTCTTGTATATCCCCAAATGCTGGGTCATGTGAACACACACTTAATACCTTGAGATATGCAGACCG AGTTAAAAGTCTATCCAAGAGTGGAAATCCTAGAAAGGACCAGGCCCCAAATCCTATACCACCACCAGCAATTAAAGAGGTTTCATCCACATCTTCACTTCCAGGTAGTGTTGGTGCAGAGGATTTTAATAATGGTCAACGTCAAGAGGTAAAAACAATGGACATGAGCAGGAAAGTTGTCGAAAAGGAAAGTTCTTTGTACAGCTCCGCTGCTGATGTTGACAAACAATCAAGTTTTTCTTCTAGTTGTCAATTCAATGGGCGAGAGGAAAAAAGCTCAGCTTCTGCCCCAATGGACAGGGAAAAGTTTGAAGTAAAGAATTCTTACGGTGGTGATTCTACCAGTCAGAAGATGAACTCTTATTCCCTAAATGTTACAGATGAGAAAGTGCAAAGGGTGTCTCCTCCACGCAGAAAAGGGACTAAGGAGGAGAAATCTGAAAGATCTGTAAATTGGGTAAAACGGGATGTCGATGGTTATGATCATTCCACCACAAGCTCCAAACAGCAGAGCACAGGAAATTATAACATTACCACTGGATCGGGGCAGTCTGAAACAGAATCCTCTTCTAATGTGAATATCAGCGCAATACTTGAG GAGGAAGAAGCACTAATTGCTGCTCATAGGAAGGAAATTGAAGACACAATGGAGATTGTTCGTGAA GAAATGAAACTACTGGCAGAAGTGGACCAGCCGGGAAGTCTTATTGACAACTACGTGACCCAGTTGAGTTTCGTGCTTTCTCGCAAAGCAGCTAGTCTCGTCAGTCTCCAAGCACGCCTTGCAAGATTCCAACATCGACTAAAAGAACAAGAGATACTAAGTAGAAAAAGAGTGCCCCGTTAA
- the LOC100797554 gene encoding UDP-glucuronic acid decarboxylase 2: MFRERVPFLLVGVAIATVFFQLLPSPSTVAAPHESFLETDSALPTRRVLLEGSTAIQEKRGRVPLGIKGKKQKRVLVTGGAGFVGSHLVDRLIERGDSVIVVDNFFTGRKENVLHHMGNPNFELIRHDVVEPILLEVDQIYHLACPASPVHYKFNPVKTIKTNVVGTLNMLGLAKRVGARFLISSTSEVYGDPLQHPQAETYWGNVNPIGVRSCYDEGKRTAETLAMDYHRGAGIEVRIARIFNTYGPRMCLDDGRVVSNFVAQALRKEPLTVYGDGKQTRSFQYVSDLVEGLMRLMEGEHVGPFNLGNPGEFTMLELAQVVQETIDPNAKIEFRPNTEDDPHKRKPDISKAKELLGWQPSVSLREGLPLMVSDFRQRLFGDSKFTGGKGASASA, encoded by the exons ATGTTTCGCGAGCGCGTGCCGTTCCTCCTCGTGGGCGTGGCCATCGCCACCGTCTTCTTCCAGCTCCTCCCATCTCCATCCACTGTGGCGGCTCCTCACGAGTCGTTCCTTGAGACCGACTCGGCTCTGCCGACTCGGCGGGTGCTGTTGGAAGGGTCGACGGCGATTCAGGAGAAGAGGGGAAGGGTCCCTCTCGGGATTAAAGGCAAGAAGCAGAAGAGGGTCCTGGTGACCGGTGGAGCCGGTTTCGTTGGAAGCCACCTGGTGGACCGTCTGATTGAAAGAGGCGACAGCGTGATCGTGGTTGATAATTTCTTCACGGGAAGGAAAGAGAACGTTCTTCACCACATGGGGAACCCAAACTTCGAACTCATCCGCCACGACGTCGTTGAACCCATCCTTCTGGAGGTTGACCAGATCTACCACTTGGCTTGCCCCGCTTCCCCTGTCCATTACAAGTTCAATCCCGTCAAGACCATC AAGACAAATGTGGTGGGCACGCTCAACATGTTGGGTTTGGCAAAGAGGGTAGGTGCCCGTTTTCTGATTAGTAGCACCAGTGAAGTTTACGGTGATCCACTTCAGCACCCTCAGGCTGAGACCTACTGGGGAAACGTTAATCCCATCG GTGTAAGGAGCTGTTATGACGAGGGAAAGCGCACTGCGGAGACTTTGGCAATGGACTATCACAGAGGTGCTGGTATTGAG GTGAGGATTGCTCGAATCTTCAACACTTATGGACCGAGAATGTGCCTTGATGATGGCCGTGTGGTCAGTAACTTCGTTGCTCAG GCGTTGAGGAAGGAGCCATTGACTGTTTATGGCGATGGAAAACAGACAAGAAGCTTTCAATATGTATCAGACCTG GTAGAAGGCTTAATGCGGCTGATGGAAGGTGAGCATGTCGGTCCTTTCAATCTTGGTAACCCCGGTGAATTCACCATGCTTGAACTGGCTCag GTGGTACAAGAGACTATTGACCCAAATGCGAAGATAGAGTTTAGACCTAACACAGAAGATGACCCACATAAGAGGAAGCCGGACATCTCCAAAGCGAAGGAGCTTCTTGGTTGGCAACCCTCTGTGTCCCTCCGTGAGGGACTTCCTCTAATGGTCTCTGATTTCCGGCAAAGATTGTTCGGTGACTCAAAATTCACTGGCGGCAAAGGTGCATCTGCATCAGCATag
- the LOC100797013 gene encoding ubiquitin-like-specific protease ESD4, with protein sequence MAVVTSNGKRRQHWPSANYHFPSPNSKRPRVSTMSQNHAQSLLSSTSIISRISKYPETKPPLHREVHAPCRPRKFDSPAFNRSFHYPRKEEISYDKGNVLSKNYQRAKNSALASIRFGEKGKEVIEVDADSSKGMVSEDSSVEEDGREHKWQEGGDLVVTEVKDLDANKDMHGVPQQQSTSSVVSELTNGDLNVVNAEKMLDTLSLTPEHDLSSVQAYKKLLDALGQRNDTLERLKAEIQVNEKRMSTFELLRPKKELVEEVPLEPFIPLTKEEEVEVAHAFSADRKKILVSHEKSGIEISGEKFQCLRPGAWLNDEVINMYLELLKERERREPLKFLNCHFFNTFFYKKLISGKNGYDFKSVRRWTSQKKLGYGLHECDKIFVPIHKEIHWCLAVINKKDKKFQYLDSLRGTDARVMKILASYIVDEVKDKTGKDIDVSSWKKEFVEDLPEQQNGYDCGVFMIKYADFYSRNLGLCFNQEHMSYFRRRTAKEILRLKAN encoded by the exons ATGGCCGTCGTAACCAGCAACGGCAAGCGCCGCCAACATTGGCCATCCGCGAATTACCACTTTCCATCTCCCAATTCCAAAAGACCCAGAGTTTCAACAATGTCCCAAAACCACGCGCAATCCTTGTTATCCTCGACTAGTATCATTTCAAGAATCTCTAAGTACCCCGAAACCAAGCCACCACTGCATAGGGAGGTTCACGCCCCGTGTAGACCACGTAAGTTTGATTCTCCTGCCTTCAATAGAAGTTTTCATTATCCTCGCAAAGAAGAGATTAGTTACGACAAGGGCAACGTGCTCAGTAAAAACTACCAAAGGGCGAAAAATTCTGCGTTGGCTAGCATTAGGTTTGGGGAAAAGGGCAAGGAGGTGATAGAAGTGGATGCTGATAGTTCCAAGGGTATGGTGTCGGAGGATTCGAGTGTGGAAGAAGATGGACGAGAGCACAAGTGGCAAGAAGGTGGTGATTTGGTTGTGACTGAGGTGAAGGATTTGGATGCTAATAAGGATATGCATGGTGTCCCTCAGCAGCAGTCAACTTCTTCCGTTGTTTCTGAGTTGACTAACGGTGATCTGAATGTGGTTAATGCTGAGAAGATGTTGGACACTCTTTCTTTGACTCCTGAGCATGATCTTTCCTCCGTTCAAGCCTACAAGAAGTTGCTCGATGCTCTTGGCCAACGAAATGATACGCTTGAGAGGCTGAAGGCTGAAATTCAAGTTAACGAGAAGCGTATGTCCACATTTGAATTGTTGCGCCCAAAGAAGGAACTAGTTGAG GAAGTTCCATTGGAACCTTTTATTCCTCTTACTAAAGAGGAAGAAGTTGAGGTTGCACATGCCTTTTCTGCCGACAG GAAAAAGATCTTGGTTTCCCATGAGAAATCTGGCATTGAGATCTCTGGAGAAAAGTTTCAATGCCTTAGACCGGGTGCATGGTTAAACGATGAG GTAATAAATATGTACCTTGAATTGCtgaaagagagggagagaagagaacCACTGAAGTTTCTGAACTGTCATTTTTTCAATACCTTTTTCTACAAAAAG TTAATAAGTGGCAAGAATGGGTATGATTTCAAATCTGTGAGGAGATGGACCAGCCAAAAGAAATTGGGATATGGCCTACATGAATGTGATAAA ATATTTGTACCTATTCATAAAGAGATTCATTGGTGCTTGGCTGTTATCAATAAGAAAGATAAGAAATTTCAGTATCTGGACTCACTGAGAGGAACAGATGCCCGAGTGATGAAAATTCTG GCTAGCTATATTGTAGATGAAGTAAAGGACAAGACTGGAAAAGATATTGATGTAAGTTCTTGGAAAAAAGAATTTGTTGAAGACCTTCCTGAGCAGCAGAATGg GTATGATTGTGGGGTGTTTATGATCAAATATGCTGACTTCTATAGCAGAAACTTGGGGTTGTGTTTCAACCAG GAACACATGTCTTACTTTCGGCGCAGAACAGCTAAAGAAATCTTGAGATTAAAAGCTAACTAA
- the LOC100795961 gene encoding uncharacterized protein, which yields MSMEEPQFREHPKAKIATIPPSQHSDGAAAELRGADCNLASLCEHVQIEGFNSGSFSDIVVNAMGSTYHLHRLILSRSSYFRNMLHGPWKEAGAPVVALHVDDKNVNDEAIAMALAYLYGHHPKLNDNNAFRVLAAASFLDLQDLCGICTDFIISELWTSNFLAYQVFAENQDYGMHGERVRTACWGYLCQSGGMELKEVLPKLSSQTLHALLTSNDLWILNEEKRFELALYTFLAKSAHCKVEHPAHGISGTESATGIHTDSGSSKGKIVTDSCTSNRLETDMGKIGLKTDLKDPSTPSLLVEVADPVADFKDGGVSVSNEQVPQASYVSSPNLNPRYSCDMEGPSLGNSLPDTDEVRTSCYVETPLGAGATSMGATGVGIEGTSEEGPFYHLDNNSWLVRDQSRYCFSSNSCNELTSNDWGRYGTPLFSWNGQVVGRRQLKSHPRGNFRGHGDEYDAFFNIFEGGSLLYCNMSFDALLNVRKQLEELGFPCKAVNDGLWLQMLLSQRVQEIAADTCKVCSLMNMACTCQKQFAFSHGASTSGSYVQEHNQNIMPGNVGNIYVAESSAGERNGLFRPVRVHVRGAIDGLAGIGRGTTFVPASASPPTRFVFSRVPFGVGNRNYPQSAANDDSEARADPNGDLAGDGLTALVGLSLGGSNGTNVHTELTQRGYEMGLQSSMSGTTAGGASTGGIPMQMLETPEHTIGIEWDNVNSTSISLDLKAPLSHFPPFRFGVRFEDVHRLGEGQVKHSPEVFYAGSLWKVSVQAFNDEDPQGRRTLGLFLHRRKAEITDIHRKVHMYVDSREKVTARYQLTVPSKREMTVFGSFKQTGTLLPKAPKGWGWRTALLFDELADLLQNGALRVIAVVQLV from the exons ATGAGTATGGAGGAACCTCAGTTCCGCGAACATCCCAAAGCCAAAATCGCCACCATTCCGCCGTCGCAGCACTCCGACGGCGCCGCCGCCGAATTGCGCGGTGCCGATTGCAACCTGGCTTCCCTCTGCGAGCATGTCCAAATCGAAGGCTTCAATTCGGGTTCCTTCTCTGATATCGTCGTCAATGCCATGGGTTCCACTTATCACCTCCACCGTCTTATCCTCTCTCGCAGTTCGTATTTCAG GAACATGCTTCATGGGCCTTGGAAAGAAGCCGGTGCTCCTGTTGTGGCTCTTCATGTTGATGATAAGAATGTTAATGATGAGGCAATTGCAATGGCTTTGGCATATCTATACGGACACCACCCTAAGCTTAATGATAATAATGCTTTTCGTGTTCTTGCTGCTGCTTCCTTTCTTGACCTTCAG GATTTATGTGGAATTTGTACGGATTTCATTATATCTGAGCTGTGGACTTCAAACTTCTTGGCTTATCAG GTGTTTGCGGAGAACCAAGACTATGGCATGCATGGGGAGCGTGTTAGAACTGCTTGCTGGGGCTACCTCTGTCAAAGTGGTGGCATGGAATTGAAAGAG GTGCTTCCTAAACTTTCATCTCAAACATTACATGCATTACTGACTTCTAATGATCTGTGGATACTCAATGAAGAGAAACG GTTCGAATTGGCTTTGTACACATTCCTGGCAAAAAGTGCTCATTGCAAGGTTGAACATCCTGCGCATGGAATTTCTGGCACTGAGTCTGCAACCGGTATCCACACTGATTCTGGTAGCTCCAAGGGAAAAATTGTAACTGATAGCTGTACTAGTAACAGGTTGGAAACTGACATGGGGAAAATTGGTCTTAAAACTGATCTAAAGGACCCTAGCACTCCTAGTCTTCTAGTTGAGGTTGCAGATCCAGTGGCAGACTTCAAAGATGGGGGGGTTTCTGTTTCCAATGAACAGGTTCCACAAGCTTCATATGTCAGTTCACCAAACCTGAATCCAAGATATTCTTGTGACATGGAAGGGCCGTCATTGGGTAATTCATTGCCTGATACAGATGAGGTGAGAACATCGTGTTATGTTGAGACACCTCTTGGTGCTGGAGCTACTAGTATGGGAGCCACTGGAGTGGGTATTGAAGGGACATCTGAAGAAGGACCTTTCTACCATTTAGACAACAATAGTTGGTTAGTTAGAGATCAATCAAGATATTGCTTTTCATCGAATTCTTGTAATGAGCTGACATCCAATGATTGGGGAAGATATGGAACTCCTTTATTTTCATGGAATGGCCAGGTTGTTGGCAGAAGACAGCTTAAATCTCACCCCAGAGGAAACTTCAGAGGTCATGGAGATGAATATGACgcatttttcaatatatttgaaGGGGGGTCCCTTTTATATTGCAATATGTCTTTTGATGCACTTCTAAATGTCAGAAAGCAACTTGAAGAATTAGGTTTCCCTTGCAAAGCTGTAAATGACGGTCTTTGGCTGCAG ATGCTTCTTAGTCAGAGGGTACAAGAAATTGCTGCTGATACATGCAAAGTTTGCTCCCTCATGAACATGGCCTGCACTTGTCAGAAGCAATTTGCATTTTCACATGGAGCTTCTACCTCCGGATCTTACGTGCAAGAACACAATCAGAACATTATGCCTGGCAATGTGGGAAATATATATGTTGCTGAATCTTCTGCAGGCGAAAGAAATGGCCTTTTTAGACCTGTACGAGTACATGTTAGAGGTGCTATTGATGGGCTTGCAGGTATTGGCCGTGGAACTACATTTGTTCCAGCATCTGCTTCACCTCCTACACGTTTTGTCTTTTCTCGTGTACCATTTGGAGTTGGCAACAGAAACTATCCTCAGTCTGCGGCCAATGATGATTCAGAGGCACGTGCTGACCCAAATGGAGACCTGGCTGGAGATGGGTTGACAGCTTTAGTTGGGCTAAGCCTGGGAGGGAGTAATGGAACTAATGTACATACAGAGCTAACACAAAGGGGGTATGAAATGGGCTTGCAAAGCAGCATGTCTGGAACTACCGCTGGAGGTGCAAGTACTGGTGGCATTCCCATGCAGATGTTAGAGACACCGGAACATACCATTGGTATAGAATGGGATAATGTCAACAGTACTTCCATATCATTGGATTTGAAAGCACCTTTAAGCCATTTTCCCCCTTTTCGCTTTGG TGTACGTTTCGAGGATGTGCATAGGCTTGGTGAGGGCCAGGTTAAGCATTCCCCAGAAGTTTTCTATGCTGGTTCTTTGTGGAAG GTCAGTGTACAAGCTTTTAATGATGAAGACCCCCAAGGGCGGCGAACCCTTG GGTTGTTTCTTCACCGTCGGAAGGCAGAGATAACTGATATACATAGAAAG GTGCATATGTATGTTGACTCGCGTGAAAAGGTGACTGCACGCTACCAG TTGACTGTTCCATCGAAGAGGGAAATGACGGTGTTTGGAAGCTTTAAACAAACAGGCACTCTTCTACCTAAAGCTCCTAAGGGATGGGGATGGCGAACTGCTCTGCTATTTGATGAGCTTGCTGATCTTCTCCAAAACGGTGCCCTAAGGGTCATTGCTGTAGTGCAgcttgtttaa